Below is a genomic region from Ailuropoda melanoleuca isolate Jingjing chromosome 8, ASM200744v2, whole genome shotgun sequence.
GGCTGCAAACCAAAATCCCTCACCGACTCAGTCAGCTAGTACCCAAGAACCATCCACCAAACTCTTTCATCAACACCACACAATGCAGCCAGCCAGTAAAAATCAGTCTTCCTTGAAATGTTTTGATataattatgaagaaaagaacaggaaagaataaCTTCTACCTCTCCATTGGTTGAATGGACAATATTTATTAGAAACAAAGTCAGATTTGAACATTTTGGTTATCTTTAATATGTTTGTGAACAAATACTGGCGATAACGCATTTTGAATGCATCGAAGACTCAGAAacatgataaattattttctgagctTCTACTGACCCATTTGGTCAAAAGGCCCTAGTTTTTTcaaggaaaaggggaggaggaggaggagggaagaggcaaCAGAGGGAGACTGAGGAGAACCAAAAACCAGCAGCATTCATAGTTGGCCCAGAGAATAGGAGTCTGGGCGAGATGAGGCTCTGGCCATCTCGGAAGGCCCCAGCTCGCAGAGACAAGAGAGTATCTGGTGGATGAAACCTCGGCTGGCAACATGGGAATCGGCAGTGTCCAAAGGCATTCCAGGGTCTGGCCAGAAGAACAAACTATGGCGAACTTGGTAAAGAACATGGACTCAACCCATCAATGGCAACATCATAGGACTCGCAAGCAAGACCAGTGACCTGCAAGTTCGCCCAAAGTTCTGACATAAATGTGGACAGCCTCGAGGACCTTCCACACACACAAGAGCAGTGGGTTACAAAGGTGTCACCTGGGCTTAGGGGACAAGGGCACAGCCGGACCCAGAAGCCTCAGCTGCTTACCTGAGCCCAGGGCTCGGTGGTGCGGGCTGGTCCACCCAGCCTCCAACCACAGGAAGGGGCTGAGCCTTGCAGGGCTGACCCGTGTGCCCCGTTCCCACCAAGAGGCGCCTCTTGGCCGGGGCCTGGACGCTAGACCCCCGAGCACCCTGCTCCCGAGGACGACGACCACGACCACAccgcccagtgcagggctggagaTCTGGGGCAGAGGGATTGGGGGGCGGTGGCTGGGTGGGGCCAAGCTCCCGGGAGGCACGGGCGGGCACAGCCCCGGACTGGGCATCAGAGGAAGAACTCTGGGCGGGCAAGGGGCGCGGGGAGGCCGGGCGCAGAGGGGTGCGGCAGCCGGTGCCCTGGCCAGTGGCCACAGGCCGCGCGGCACGCGGGGCCCGGCGCGGGGGGAGGTGACTCAGGCCCCGCGCGGCTCTCCTGGGGGCACGCACCTCCCTCCAGGAGCTCAGCTCCAGGCTGCCCTGCGCCACGGGCTCCGTGTGGTCCACAGCCGCCCGGTCCTGTCCGCGCTTCCACAGCTCATAGCGCTCGCTGCAGGATGCGCACGAAGGCGTCCATGGAAAAGGTGACCCTGGCCTCCCCGCAGCTGCACTGGGACGCCACTTTGCCATAATTGATCCAGCGCAGGGTGGCGAAGTTGATGGCTTCCGCGCAGTTGAAGCCATGGTTGAAGCCAGAGTGGTAGCCATAGGGAAACGTCACCATGAACTCGCCAGCCTCCTGCGTGATCCGGCTGAAGGGGATCCCGTTGTCCTTGAGCACGGTGGGCGAGATGAGAGCCACCTTGTGCCGCAGGAAGGCCTCGCAGGTGCGGGCGCTGCCCGGGAAGAGCTCCGTGGCCAGGCGTTCCAGGCGCTGGCCGTGCTCTGGCGGCACCGCGTACCAAGTCTTGGGCTCCCCGAAGTGCAGGTAGTTGATGCTGTAAAGGTCCATGTCCTCCGTGTGCCAGGCGAACGTGGTCTTCCACATGCCGAAGTACAGGTAGGGGGTGTTGACGCCCTCGATGACCACGCCGCACTCGTGCTCCAGCAGGTCCTGAATGGTCCCCAGGTGTCCAAGGTTCCACTCTTTGGTGTTTTTGTCAAACAGGGAGCCGCTGATGTCAGCGCCGTAGATCGGAGAATCGTAGAGGCGGGTTTTCCAGTATTTTCGCTCCAAATCCTCAAAATCCGAGTGTGGTGGAGTCTGATACTTTCCGCTGTTTGCCAGTTGGCGATACTCCCCCACCGTCgtggctttcttcctttttgtggTACTGGGTGAAGACGCCTGCCTGCCCGGACACCACCTGCTGGAGGGGAGCTGCTATTAAGATGTCACTGATGTCATCATAGGTCTGCCTGGCTTTCCATCCCCTGGGTGGAATCACCTTGGCGAGACCTGCTCGGTGTGCACCTTGGGATTCCATGTAAGCAATATACTTATCAAAATCATTAAACTCTTCTTCGGTTGGATGAAATATCATTATCGTACAGCTTGAGTTCTGAACACAGTTGGCCTTAGACTTCATAGCTTCCATTAACAAGCACGAAACTCCAAAGTTTTTAGGTATGTTCTAGATAGTTGAGGATGcaggaaaatgcttttttaaaaatgtttttgagtgtCTGAGTCACTAGGAACCACCAGTGGACCTTTATGCAAATGAAATGATAATGTTTGTTAGGCTTGGTAATTGACCAGGGAACAATGTTCTAGGGAGAAGAGTTGCCTAGAACTAGCGGTGGCTGAGCCTGTGGTGCTCCTCAGTCAGTACCCAGCTCCATTCCCTGGAGGGCTACAGATTCACTCAGTCTTGGGTGGGTCTCCTAAAGGTTATGTCTTCAGGGCAGTGTTTAGACAAAGCCTAAAAGGAAGAATACAAAAAGGTTGAAAATTAATGTTGCAAAAATTATTagacaattacaaataaaataccactatggaatattattgcACACTCAAAGAAAGGCTAAAAGTTTATAAGATTGACAAAACAAGAGGTGGTGTGGATGTGAAACAATGGGAAGGGTCATACTCTTAATGGAAATCATTACATTCACCTTGGAAAACTATTTGGACGTATATACTAAAATTGAGCATCTGTATGTGTAAAATTGAACACATACATGTGCTATGATTGAACTGTTACCACATGTCTAGGTAATGTGCATGGCTCTGCACTGAAAGTCGCCTACAAGAATGCTTATAATAACACTATTTCTAGTAGCCaaatactggaaacaacctaaatactcatcaacagtagaatggataaatacattatggtatattcatacaatggaatataatacaGCAATGAGGATAAACAAAAATTATGcagatatataaagaataattttataatcatgaTACTGAGCAAAATCATCCAGACTCAAAAGAATACCCAtttcatgattccatttttataaagataaaaatgagggaaagtaaTCTATATTAGAATTCAGAGTAGTGGTTACCTTTGGGAAGGAAAGAGGTTGTGAGTGGGGGTATAAGGGAGCCTCTGGAGCATGTTTGTATTCTTGTTTTAAATCTAGGTGCTAGTTACACAGCCATCAGAAGAGCTAATTGTGATAATTCATCAAGCTATGATGATTTTCACAAATTTCCATATGTTTATCTAAAAATAGAGTTTAGATGCAGCTCAGCCACAATAGTAGAGTGCACAGAACCCACACAGTAGACACCTCTGAAGTGCCTGGTTCTAGCGAACAGGAGGCATTGTGCTATAgggcaccacaggacctcttctttataGGGCCACCACTTTGCAAgatcaggagacatagctgactttcctaatataTAGGAAGAGACGGAGAGTttgacaaaatgaggagacagaggaatatgtcccaaatgaaagaagaggacaaaaccacaacaaaagagctaaatgaaatggagataagcaatatgaCTGATAAAGAATTACAAGCAGTGATCATAAGGATATTCAAGGACttgagaagagagtggaggaTCTAAGTgagaccttcaacaaagagagagaaaatataggggcgcctgggtggctcagtcattaagcatctgccttcagctcagggcgtgatcctagagtcctgggatcgagccccacatcgggctcttccgctgggagcctgcttcttcctctcccactcccgctgtctgtgttccctctcttgctggctgtctctctctgtcaaataaataaaatctttaaaaaaaaaaaaagagagagacagaaaatatttaaaaaaaaaagaaccaatctgagataaagaactcaataactgaaatttaaaaatatactggaGGGAATCAATAGCAGATTAGAGGAGGCAGACGAGTAGATCAGCAACTTGGAACACAGGGTAATAGAAAGCAACAAAGctgaatagcaaaaagaaaaaagaataataagaaatgagaataggttaagggaactccATGACATCATCCAgggtaataacatttgcattataagtACCTCAGAATaatagagagagaagggggcagaaaatttatttgaagcaataaccaaaaacttccctaatctggcgaaggaaacagacatctagatccaggaagcacagagcattcccaacaaaattaacccaaagaggtccacaccaagacatgtaataattaaaatggcaaaaagtagtgatagagaattttaaaagcagaaaaagaaaacagttacagaCGAAgaaaaccccataaggctatcagctaatttttcagtagaaactttgcaggccaggagagagtggTATGATATAGTCAAGTACTGAA
It encodes:
- the KDM4D gene encoding LOW QUALITY PROTEIN: lysine-specific demethylase 4D (The sequence of the model RefSeq protein was modified relative to this genomic sequence to represent the inferred CDS: inserted 2 bases in 1 codon; deleted 1 base in 1 codon) is translated as MEAMKSKANCVQNSSCTIMIFHPTEEEFNDFDKYIAYMESQGAHRAGLAKVIPPRGWKARQTYDDISDILIAAPLQQVVSGQAGVFTQYHKRKKATTVGEYRQLANSGKYQTPPHSDFEDLERKYWKTRLYDSPIYGADISGSLFDKNTKEWNLGHLGTIQDLLEHECGVVIEGVNTPYLYFGMWKTTFAWHTEDMDLYSINYLHFGEPKTWYAVPPEHGQRLERLATELFPGSARTCEAFLRHKVALISPTVLKDNGIPFSRITQEAGEFMVTFPYGYHSGFNHGFNCAEAINFATLRWINYGKVASQCSCGEARVTFSMDAFVRILQXERYELWKRGQDRAAVDHTEPVAQGSLELSSWREVRAPRRAARGLSHLPPRRAPRAARPVATGQGTGCRTPLRPASPRPLPAQSSSSDAQSGAVPARASRELGPTQPPPPNPSAPDLQPCTGRCGRGRRPREQGARGSSVQAPAKRRLLVGTGHTGQPCKAQPLPVVGGWVDQPAPPSPGLR